From the genome of Flavobacteriales bacterium:
ATCCAGCTCCCGCTCCATCTGCTGACAGATGAGCTGCTGCAGGAGTTCCATGTAGGAGTGGATATGCGCTTCGTCCAGCGCTATGGATATGAATGCCTCCCGGTCGATTGAGCTGCACACAGAGTCCCGTATGGCCCGTATCTCCAATTGGGAGGGCGTGCGCTCGTAGAAGGAGGGGAGGGCATTGATCACTGAGCCCTTGTATCCCAATCGTATCACCTGCTCCTGACCATCGTGCAGATAGAAGGCGCATACCGCCCCCTCATGGATATAGAAGATGCGGTCTTCTATGTCCCCGATCGATGTGAGGATCTGATTTCGGGACACTTCGAATCTCGGGCGGTCCGTCTCGAAGAGCTGGCGCAGAAAGGACTCGATATGCATCAGTCTATCTTCTTGAACTCGAGTAGGACATTATCAGACTCGTCCAGGAATTTCAATGCCAGTCCTTCTCGGATGTACTTACGGGTGCGATTGAGTCGGTCCACCATAGCCGTCTCATCGGCCAGGGCCCGGCAAGCTCGTTTGGTCTGTACCATATAGCTGAACTCGATGTGTTCCTCATCCAAGCGATCGATGCTGGAGCTGATGCTATTGCAATGCGCCTGACCCATCAAACTCATCCGGGTGGTATTCAGTTCGATATATGCCCGCCCGGGTGTGGCAGAGGCGCTCTCATGTCCGGGCATGGATTTCAATGCCCAGATATCATGGATGCGGAGAATAGGGTCTACGCGTTGTTCCTTCATTAGCAGTAGCTTAAAGGAAGGATCGGACGATTCACTTTCCACTTCTTCGACTTCGAGATGATACAGCGAACCGGGTATATAGTCGAATCCCTGGATCTCTGTTCTCAAGGTGTCCCATACTGCAACCTTGTTCTCTGAGAACTGTACCAGGAAGTGCCCCTTATCCGTGCGGTGACTATGGACCCAGAGCGACTGGGAATCTTTAGGGTCAGCCTTGGACTCTATGCCCGTCCGAGCACAGGAGATCAATAATTGAAGGGCAAGAGTGAGATAGAGTGTGATGCGCATAGGGCTTCAAATATGCATCACTTTGAATGTCTTGGAAGTATTCCCCGCCTGCACATGGATGATGTACATACCAGGAAGGAGTCCTTGGCGAGGAATCGCACTTGCTCTCTGGTCGAGAATGATCTGCCCCTGTAAGTCGATGAGCCTCACACGGTCAATGGTCGTTGGGCTGGATCCATAGAGTTGCCATTGGTCTGGATAGGTGCCCAATCTCACGTTCTCCAGTGCATTCTCCCAGACATGGTCCGGCATCTGCGGACTGAGCGTTCGCTGGATGTTGGTGGCCTTATCCCCACTGGATTCGTTGTTGCCATTGGCTGTGACTCCTGAGGCATAGAAGGTCACATCGGATTCATCCATAGGAGCGGTCCATTGGACCTCGAAATTCCCCACAAAGCCTGGATTGCTGTGCTCCACCACATGTCGGTTCATGATGCTCGCATTGTTCACAATCTCGATCTGTACGCCTGTGCCCGGATCCGAGAAACTTCCCGCATTGCTCAAGTCATCGAAAAGGGCGGTGGCCTGAAATCCGAATACCGTAGGGAAGGGGATGCTGCTCAAGGTGACTGTCAGCGTGTAGTCAGCACCTGGAATAAAGGCATCCACTTCTGTGCCTGTCTCATCTTCTATGATGATCTCCATCTGCGGATTGAAGCCTCCACCGGTGTGACATTGCGTACAGGTGCTGGATCCATCAGGTGTTCCCGTGCGGTCCTTATTCTGCTCTTCGGCTACTCCATTAGCAGAAGCAAGACTGATGATAACTGCACATAGTATCGTTCCGATATTGAAAGATTTCATTGTTTAAAGGTCAGATAATTTGGATAATCGAATAACACACCCCTTCTGGCACACGTTCATGCACACTCCCCTTACTTCGACAAGCTTAGCACATCGCTCGAGAGGGGAAAGCGAGTCAGTGATGAGTAGGAGTGTGTTTTTGAAACCATCACTTTTGTTCTACAATAGAGTATTTTCAACCCCCATGAGAAAGACGCTCTTCACTCTATTCGTGTTACACATCTTCACCTCTTCGACTTCCCTAGAGGCCCAAAGGTTCGATCAGCCGACTTCTTCAGAGATCTATCAGAAGATCGAGAAGCTGGGTGTATTAGGTAATGTGCTGTATCTCGCTGCGCATCCCGATGATGAGAATACGCGGTTCATCGCCTACTCGGCCAATCATAAACTCTTCAATACTTCCTATCTCTCACTCACCCGAGGAGACGGTGGGCAGAATCTCATCGGGCCTGAATTGCGTGAAGAACTGGGAATCATCCGAACGCAAGAACTACTGGCAGCCCGGAGACTCGATGGAGGAGACCAATACTTCACCCGGGCCAATGATTTCGGGTATTCCAAGACCCCGAAAGAGACCTTGGAGATATGGGATAAGGACAAGATCCTTTCTGATGTGGTCTGGGTCATTCGTCAGGTCAGACCCGATGTGATCGTATGTCGTTTCCCGACAAGTGGAGGAGGAGGACACGGGCACCATACCGCTTCAGCTATCCTGGCGCTCGAAGCATTCGAGGTAGCGGGAGACCCGGGTACCTACACGGAGCAACTGGACCATGTAGAGCCATGGCAACCTTTGCGGATCGTAGTGAATACCGGTAGATGGTGGAATCCCGATATCTCGGCCGATGATCCCAATGTGGTGGCCATGGATATCGGCACCTATGATGTGATGAAGGGCATCTCACATACCGAGCTGGCCTCACAGAGCCGCACCATGCACAAGAGCCAGGGATTCGGAAGTACAGGCACACGGGGAGAACGCATCGAATATTTCGAGCATTTGGCGGGAGAACCCGCGGAGAGTGGTCTCTTCGAAGGCTATCCCAAAGACTGGAGCCGGGTCAAGGGTTCAGAGCGTTGTAAGAGTCTGACGTCCCAACTCATCCGGGATTATGACCTCACCGATCCGGCCGCAAGTATTCCTCGACTTCTGGAATTACGCAGAGCCTTG
Proteins encoded in this window:
- a CDS encoding cyclic nucleotide-binding domain-containing protein; amino-acid sequence: MHIESFLRQLFETDRPRFEVSRNQILTSIGDIEDRIFYIHEGAVCAFYLHDGQEQVIRLGYKGSVINALPSFYERTPSQLEIRAIRDSVCSSIDREAFISIALDEAHIHSYMELLQQLICQQMERELD
- a CDS encoding META domain-containing protein, translated to MRITLYLTLALQLLISCARTGIESKADPKDSQSLWVHSHRTDKGHFLVQFSENKVAVWDTLRTEIQGFDYIPGSLYHLEVEEVESESSDPSFKLLLMKEQRVDPILRIHDIWALKSMPGHESASATPGRAYIELNTTRMSLMGQAHCNSISSSIDRLDEEHIEFSYMVQTKRACRALADETAMVDRLNRTRKYIREGLALKFLDESDNVLLEFKKID
- a CDS encoding T9SS type A sorting domain-containing protein, with protein sequence MKSFNIGTILCAVIISLASANGVAEEQNKDRTGTPDGSSTCTQCHTGGGFNPQMEIIIEDETGTEVDAFIPGADYTLTVTLSSIPFPTVFGFQATALFDDLSNAGSFSDPGTGVQIEIVNNASIMNRHVVEHSNPGFVGNFEVQWTAPMDESDVTFYASGVTANGNNESSGDKATNIQRTLSPQMPDHVWENALENVRLGTYPDQWQLYGSSPTTIDRVRLIDLQGQIILDQRASAIPRQGLLPGMYIIHVQAGNTSKTFKVMHI